Proteins encoded by one window of Nasonia vitripennis strain AsymCx chromosome 5, Nvit_psr_1.1, whole genome shotgun sequence:
- the LOC100119770 gene encoding rho-associated protein kinase 1 isoform X6 yields MMEIVRDEDRRRRLRALEERIRDPRSITNIDCLLDTVQALVADCDHPSVKRMKNIEAYMNRYDSVAQDICKMRMRPDDFTLIKVIGRGAFGEVQLVRHKSTQKVYAMKLLSKFEMIKRSDSAFFWEERDIMAHANSEWIVQLHFAFQDQKYLYMVMDYMPGGDLVNLMSQYDVPEKWAKFYCAEVVLALDAIHNMGFVHRDVKPDNMLLDKHGHLKLADFGTCMRMDVDGLVRSDTAVGTPDYISPEVLQSQGGEGVYGRECDWWSVGVFLYEMLVGDTPFYADSLVGTYSKIMDHRNSLHFPQELDISHSAKSLICGFLTDRSKRLGRNGVDEIKSHAFFKNDQWTFENLRECVPPVVPELSGDDDTSNFDDVEKEDGPEESFPVPKAFSGNHLPFIGFTYSGGREAVDGMENHVNNGTSDDIKITQLECLLDKERKIVEQLESKQKALASQLESITQSEAELREEAARADKELTLLRHNCKEAQRRVEHETETRRKAESLLVDLKKKFEEEQSRRARDASTTQQTSEKITSLEKQIKEMQTKLERETETVTRLRKQATEVTVARQTAEQMANELQIARAQLQAQRDSLQQEVANLQGQLSKERSSRSQASTLTAELETRLTALHHELERSHEREEKVTVDNRQLNERISALEKEAASLALELKAAQTRYNQEVVARQETERSRMAPKDEANLEDFKGRMDIIFTALQAKLNEEKNGRQRAELLAQEKERQTSMLSVDYRQIQQRLQKLEGEHRQESEKVKALQGQIEQEQQKRNVLQSDLAQQSSEVSRLKAREHQLVGEVTQLREAKRNIEEELHHLKTQRNVDQLQTKELQEQLEAEAYFSTLYKTQAQELREELDEKTRLQQELEEERSSLVHQLQLSLARGDSEALARSIAEETVADLEKERTMKELEYKDSTSKHHQELNAKDQLINRLKESEAEAKKNCEQYTKEKEELTKRLKEMQEQLNKAQFNADEIERLSTKLKTEQLLKHQAINKLTEVLSRKDLSASGKTKNKASSADLKKKEKDCRRLQQELTLEREKYGQFSAKLQKDLQDLQAQLVEENQAKLRLQMELDSKDSEIETLQMKITSMNSETASVSSIENDGEDSVLSEHGAMRLEGWLSVPNKQNIKRHGWKKQYVVVSSKKIIFYNSENDKLNADPVLILDLSKVFHVRSVTQGDVIRADAKDIPRIFQLLYAGEGEARRPGDEGNALPGAELSQLSDKPGTQPVKGHEFISISYHMPTTCEICSKQLWHMFRPPPALECRRCHIKVHKEHLDKKEDAIAPCKLHYDPNSARELLVLAGSPDDQKYWVTRLSRRIQKCGYKANSHIDGTGQRVSPRESTRSTLKPYLTAQQRSATLPANASMGK; encoded by the exons ATGATGGAGATCGTTAGAGATGAAGATAGGCGTAGACGCCTTAGAGCTCTGGAAGAGCGCATTAGGGATCCACGTAGTATCACGAACATCGACTGTCTACTGGATACTGTGCAGGCTCTTGTGGCTGACTGTGATCATCCTAGTGTTAAACGAATGAAGAATATTGAAGCATATATGAACAGAT ATGATTCAGTCGCTCAAGACATTTGTAAAATGCGAATGCGCCCAGATGACTTTACCTTGATCAAAGTCATTGGTAGAGGAGCTTTTGGCGAAGTGCAGTTAGTCAGGCATAAATCTACACAAAAGGTTTATGCCATGAAACTGCTGAGTAAATTCGAAATG ATAAAAAGGTCGGATTCTGCGTTTTTTTGGGAAGAACGTGATATTATGGCTCATGCCAATTCCGAATGGATAGTCCAACTACATTTTGCATTTCAAGATCAAAAGTATCTCTACATGGTCATGGATTATATGCCAGGTGGAGATTTAGTGAATTTGATGTCGCAATACGATGTGCCTGAAAAGTGGGCAAAGTTCTACTGCGCAGAAGTGGTGCTTGCGCTGGATGCAATACACAACATGGGCTTTGTGCACCGCGACGTAAAGCCGGACAACATGTTGCTCGATAAACACGGTCACTTGAAGCTAGCGGATTTTGGTACATGCATGAGAATGGACGTT GATGGGCTGGTACGTTCGGACACGGCGGTAGGCACACCAGACTACATCTCCCCCGAAGTTCTGCAATCACAGGGTGGCGAGGGTGTCTATGGGCGCGAGTGTGACTGGTGGTCAGTTGGAGTCTTCCTCTACGAGATGCTCGTAGGTGATACGCCCTTCTACGCCGACTCGCTCGTCGGTACTTACTCCAAAATTATGGACCATCGCAATTCGCTGCATTTCCCTCAAGAGCTCGATATCTCGCACTCGGCCAAGAGTCTTATCTGCGGGTTCCTTACCGATCGAAGTAAGCGTCTTGGGAGAAATGGTGTCGACGAAATCAAGAGTCACGCCTTCTTCAAAAACGACCAGTggacttttgaaaatttgcgTGAGTGCGTACCACCTGTCGTACCGGAGCTGTCTGGAGATGACGATACCAGCAATTTCGATGACGTGGAAAAGGAGGACGGCCCGGAGGAGAGCTTTCCTGTGCCTAAAGCTTTCTCTGGAAACCATCTGCCCTTCATAGGCTTCACGTACTCTG GCGGCAGAGAAGCCGTGGATGGTATGGAAAACCACGTGAACAACGGTACCAGCGATGACATAAAGATCACACAGCTGGAGTGCCTACTGGAcaaggagagaaagatagTGGAACAACTAGAATCAAAGCAGAAAGCTCTTGCTTCTCAATTGGAAAGCATAACTCAAAGCGAAGCAGAACTTCGCGAAGAAGCGGCTCGTGCTGACAAGGAGCTGACGCTTCTGCGACATAACTGCAAGGAAGCCCAGCGTCGCGTCGAGCACGAGACCGAGACACGAAGAAAAGCAGAGTCGCTGCTGGTcgatttgaagaaaaaatttgaGGAGGAACAGTCGAGACGAGCTCGCGATGCCAGCACGACGCAGCAGACTTCAGAAAAGATCACGAGCCTGGAGAAGCAGATCAAGGAGATGCAGACGAAATTGGAAAGAGAAACGGAAACAGTCACGAGACTGCGAAAGCAGGCTACAGAAGTGACGGTagccagacaaacagctgagCAGATGGCCAACGAGCTGCAAATCGCGAGGGCACAACTTCAGGCGCAAAGGGATTCGTTGCAGCAGGAAGTCGCAAATTTGCAG GGTCAGCTATCAAAAGAGCGAAGTTCCCGATCCCAAGCTTCTACGCTGACAGCCGAACTGGAAACTCGTTTGACGGCGCTTCATCATGAACTGGAACGAAGTCACGAGCGCGAAGAAAAGGTTACAGTTGATAACAGACAACTGAACGAGCGGATATCTGCTCTGGAGAAGGAGGCTGCGAGTCTGGCGCTAGAATTGAAGGCTGCTCAGACTAGATACAACCAGGAAGTAGTAGCGCGACAAGAGACCGAACGTTCGAGAATGGCGCCTAAGGACGAGGCCAATTTGGAAGATTTTAAAG GACGAATGGATATAATATTTACAG CCCTTCAAGCAAAATTGAATGAAGAAAAGAATGGAAGACAGCGCGCCGAGCTCCTAGCGCAAGAGAAAGAACGGCAAACGTCGATGCTCTCGGTTGATTACCGTCAAATTCAGCAAAGACTACAAAAACTCGAAGGCGAGCACAGGCAAGAATCCGAGAAGGTCAAGGCGTTGCAGGGTCAGATCGAGCAAGAGCAGCAAAAACGAAACGTTCTGCAGTCAGATTTGGCTCAGCAATCATCGGAGGTGAGCCGATTAAAAGCGAGAGAACACCAGCTTGTTGGCGAAGTTACCCAGTTGAGGGAGGCTAAAAGGAATATTGAGGAAGAGTTGCATCATCTTAAAACCCAGAGGAACGTTGATCAGCTGCAGACAAAAGAACTGCAGGAACAGTTGGAAGCTGAGGCGTACTTTTCG ACGCTTTACAAAACTCAAGCACAAGAACTTCGGGAAGAGCTTGATGAGAAGACTCGACTTCAGCAAGAATTGGAAGAAGAACGAAGTTCGCTCGTTCACCAACTTCAGTTATCTTTAGCTCGCGGCGATAGCGAAGCCTTGGCTCGGTCGATTGCTGAAGAGACTGTAGCTGACCTTGAAAAGGAGCGCACGATGAAGGAGCTTGAATACAAAGACAGCACGTCCAAACATCATCAGGAGTTAAATGCCAAAGACCAGCTGATAAATCGTCTAAAAGAAAGTGAGGCAGAGGCGAAGAAAAATTGTGAACAGTATACCAAG GAAAAAGAGGAGCTGACAAAGCGACTGAAAGAGATGCAAGAACAATTAAATAAGGCACAATTCAACGCCGACGAGATCGAAAGACTGAGTACCAAGTTAAAAACAGAGCAACTACTGAAACATCAAGCCATCAATAAACTCACAGAGGTCTTGAGCAGAAAAGACTTGTCGGCGAGTGGAAAAACCAAGAACAAGGCTTCTTCAGCAGATCtcaagaagaaggagaaggacTGCAGAAGATTGCAACAGGAATTGACgctggagagagaaaaatatggaCAATTCTCTGCTAAATTGCAAAAAGATCTACAAGATTTGCAG GCGCAACTTGTAGAAGAAAATCAGGCCAAATTGAGGTTGCAAATGGAACTTGATTCAAAAGATTCAGAAATAGAAACACTACAGATGAAGATCACGTCGATGAACTCTGAAACGGCCAGTGTATCGTCAATTGAAAACGATGGGGAGGATTCTGTATTGTCGGAGCACGGTGCCATGAGGCTAGAAGGATGGTTGAGTGTACCTAACAAGCAAAACATTAAAAGACACGGTTGGAAAAAACAATACGTGGTCGTTTCATctaaaaagataattttttacaatagtGAAAATGACAAGTTGAACGCAGATCCGGTCTTGATATTAGATTTGAGCAAAGTCTTTCACGTTAGATCTGTGACACAAGGGGACGTGATTCGAGCCGATGCCAAAGATATTCCTAGGATATTTCAG TTACTTTACGCTGGAGAAGGCGAAGCAAGACGGCCAGGTGACGAAGGAAATGCTTTACCTGGAGCTGAGCTGTCACAATTGAGTGACAAGCCTGGCACTCAACCAGTAAAGGGCCATGAATTCATTTCCATTTCTTATCATATGCCAACGACGTGTGAAATTTGTTCAAAGCAGTTGTGGCATATGTTCAGGCCTCCACCGGCTCTCGAATGTCGAC GCTGTCATATCAAGGTGCATAAGGAACATTTAGACAAGAAAGAGGATGCCATAGCCCCGTGTAAACTTCATTACGACCCTAACAGCGCGCGCGAACTGCTTGTACTTGCAGGGAGTCCTGACGATCAGAAGTACTGGGTCACCCGACTGTCACGCAGGATTCAGAAGTGCGGTTACAAGGCCAATTCGCACATCGACGGCACGGGCCAGCGCGTCTCGCCAAG AGAATCCACGAGGTCAACGCTTAAACCGTATTTGACAGCCCAGCAAAGATCAGCAACTTTACCCGCGAACGCAAGCATGGGCAAGTGA
- the LOC100119770 gene encoding rho-associated protein kinase 2 isoform X5 translates to MMEIVRDEDRRRRLRALEERIRDPRSITNIDCLLDTVQALVADCDHPSVKRMKNIEAYMNRYDSVAQDICKMRMRPDDFTLIKVIGRGAFGEVQLVRHKSTQKVYAMKLLSKFEMIKRSDSAFFWEERDIMAHANSEWIVQLHFAFQDQKYLYMVMDYMPGGDLVNLMSQYDVPEKWAKFYCAEVVLALDAIHNMGFVHRDVKPDNMLLDKHGHLKLADFGTCMRMDVDGLVRSDTAVGTPDYISPEVLQSQGGEGVYGRECDWWSVGVFLYEMLVGDTPFYADSLVGTYSKIMDHRNSLHFPQELDISHSAKSLICGFLTDRSKRLGRNGVDEIKSHAFFKNDQWTFENLRECVPPVVPELSGDDDTSNFDDVEKEDGPEESFPVPKAFSGNHLPFIGFTYSGDYQLIANGGREAVDGMENHVNNGTSDDIKITQLECLLDKERKIVEQLESKQKALASQLESITQSEAELREEAARADKELTLLRHNCKEAQRRVEHETETRRKAESLLVDLKKKFEEEQSRRARDASTTQQTSEKITSLEKQIKEMQTKLERETETVTRLRKQATEVTVARQTAEQMANELQIARAQLQAQRDSLQQEVANLQGQLSKERSSRSQASTLTAELETRLTALHHELERSHEREEKVTVDNRQLNERISALEKEAASLALELKAAQTRYNQEVVARQETERSRMAPKDEANLEDFKALQAKLNEEKNGRQRAELLAQEKERQTSMLSVDYRQIQQRLQKLEGEHRQESEKVKALQGQIEQEQQKRNVLQSDLAQQSSEVSRLKAREHQLVGEVTQLREAKRNIEEELHHLKTQRNVDQLQTKELQEQLEAEAYFSTLYKTQAQELREELDEKTRLQQELEEERSSLVHQLQLSLARGDSEALARSIAEETVADLEKERTMKELEYKDSTSKHHQELNAKDQLINRLKESEAEAKKNCEQYTKEKEELTKRLKEMQEQLNKAQFNADEIERLSTKLKTEQLLKHQAINKLTEVLSRKDLSASGKTKNKASSADLKKKEKDCRRLQQELTLEREKYGQFSAKLQKDLQDLQAQLVEENQAKLRLQMELDSKDSEIETLQMKITSMNSETASVSSIENDGEDSVLSEHGAMRLEGWLSVPNKQNIKRHGWKKQYVVVSSKKIIFYNSENDKLNADPVLILDLSKVFHVRSVTQGDVIRADAKDIPRIFQLLYAGEGEARRPGDEGNALPGAELSQLSDKPGTQPVKGHEFISISYHMPTTCEICSKQLWHMFRPPPALECRRCHIKVHKEHLDKKEDAIAPCKLHYDPNSARELLVLAGSPDDQKYWVTRLSRRIQKCGYKANSHIDGTGQRVSPRESTRSTLKPYLTAQQRSATLPANASMGK, encoded by the exons ATGATGGAGATCGTTAGAGATGAAGATAGGCGTAGACGCCTTAGAGCTCTGGAAGAGCGCATTAGGGATCCACGTAGTATCACGAACATCGACTGTCTACTGGATACTGTGCAGGCTCTTGTGGCTGACTGTGATCATCCTAGTGTTAAACGAATGAAGAATATTGAAGCATATATGAACAGAT ATGATTCAGTCGCTCAAGACATTTGTAAAATGCGAATGCGCCCAGATGACTTTACCTTGATCAAAGTCATTGGTAGAGGAGCTTTTGGCGAAGTGCAGTTAGTCAGGCATAAATCTACACAAAAGGTTTATGCCATGAAACTGCTGAGTAAATTCGAAATG ATAAAAAGGTCGGATTCTGCGTTTTTTTGGGAAGAACGTGATATTATGGCTCATGCCAATTCCGAATGGATAGTCCAACTACATTTTGCATTTCAAGATCAAAAGTATCTCTACATGGTCATGGATTATATGCCAGGTGGAGATTTAGTGAATTTGATGTCGCAATACGATGTGCCTGAAAAGTGGGCAAAGTTCTACTGCGCAGAAGTGGTGCTTGCGCTGGATGCAATACACAACATGGGCTTTGTGCACCGCGACGTAAAGCCGGACAACATGTTGCTCGATAAACACGGTCACTTGAAGCTAGCGGATTTTGGTACATGCATGAGAATGGACGTT GATGGGCTGGTACGTTCGGACACGGCGGTAGGCACACCAGACTACATCTCCCCCGAAGTTCTGCAATCACAGGGTGGCGAGGGTGTCTATGGGCGCGAGTGTGACTGGTGGTCAGTTGGAGTCTTCCTCTACGAGATGCTCGTAGGTGATACGCCCTTCTACGCCGACTCGCTCGTCGGTACTTACTCCAAAATTATGGACCATCGCAATTCGCTGCATTTCCCTCAAGAGCTCGATATCTCGCACTCGGCCAAGAGTCTTATCTGCGGGTTCCTTACCGATCGAAGTAAGCGTCTTGGGAGAAATGGTGTCGACGAAATCAAGAGTCACGCCTTCTTCAAAAACGACCAGTggacttttgaaaatttgcgTGAGTGCGTACCACCTGTCGTACCGGAGCTGTCTGGAGATGACGATACCAGCAATTTCGATGACGTGGAAAAGGAGGACGGCCCGGAGGAGAGCTTTCCTGTGCCTAAAGCTTTCTCTGGAAACCATCTGCCCTTCATAGGCTTCACGTACTCTGGTGATTACCAACTGATTGCGAATG GCGGCAGAGAAGCCGTGGATGGTATGGAAAACCACGTGAACAACGGTACCAGCGATGACATAAAGATCACACAGCTGGAGTGCCTACTGGAcaaggagagaaagatagTGGAACAACTAGAATCAAAGCAGAAAGCTCTTGCTTCTCAATTGGAAAGCATAACTCAAAGCGAAGCAGAACTTCGCGAAGAAGCGGCTCGTGCTGACAAGGAGCTGACGCTTCTGCGACATAACTGCAAGGAAGCCCAGCGTCGCGTCGAGCACGAGACCGAGACACGAAGAAAAGCAGAGTCGCTGCTGGTcgatttgaagaaaaaatttgaGGAGGAACAGTCGAGACGAGCTCGCGATGCCAGCACGACGCAGCAGACTTCAGAAAAGATCACGAGCCTGGAGAAGCAGATCAAGGAGATGCAGACGAAATTGGAAAGAGAAACGGAAACAGTCACGAGACTGCGAAAGCAGGCTACAGAAGTGACGGTagccagacaaacagctgagCAGATGGCCAACGAGCTGCAAATCGCGAGGGCACAACTTCAGGCGCAAAGGGATTCGTTGCAGCAGGAAGTCGCAAATTTGCAG GGTCAGCTATCAAAAGAGCGAAGTTCCCGATCCCAAGCTTCTACGCTGACAGCCGAACTGGAAACTCGTTTGACGGCGCTTCATCATGAACTGGAACGAAGTCACGAGCGCGAAGAAAAGGTTACAGTTGATAACAGACAACTGAACGAGCGGATATCTGCTCTGGAGAAGGAGGCTGCGAGTCTGGCGCTAGAATTGAAGGCTGCTCAGACTAGATACAACCAGGAAGTAGTAGCGCGACAAGAGACCGAACGTTCGAGAATGGCGCCTAAGGACGAGGCCAATTTGGAAGATTTTAAAG CCCTTCAAGCAAAATTGAATGAAGAAAAGAATGGAAGACAGCGCGCCGAGCTCCTAGCGCAAGAGAAAGAACGGCAAACGTCGATGCTCTCGGTTGATTACCGTCAAATTCAGCAAAGACTACAAAAACTCGAAGGCGAGCACAGGCAAGAATCCGAGAAGGTCAAGGCGTTGCAGGGTCAGATCGAGCAAGAGCAGCAAAAACGAAACGTTCTGCAGTCAGATTTGGCTCAGCAATCATCGGAGGTGAGCCGATTAAAAGCGAGAGAACACCAGCTTGTTGGCGAAGTTACCCAGTTGAGGGAGGCTAAAAGGAATATTGAGGAAGAGTTGCATCATCTTAAAACCCAGAGGAACGTTGATCAGCTGCAGACAAAAGAACTGCAGGAACAGTTGGAAGCTGAGGCGTACTTTTCG ACGCTTTACAAAACTCAAGCACAAGAACTTCGGGAAGAGCTTGATGAGAAGACTCGACTTCAGCAAGAATTGGAAGAAGAACGAAGTTCGCTCGTTCACCAACTTCAGTTATCTTTAGCTCGCGGCGATAGCGAAGCCTTGGCTCGGTCGATTGCTGAAGAGACTGTAGCTGACCTTGAAAAGGAGCGCACGATGAAGGAGCTTGAATACAAAGACAGCACGTCCAAACATCATCAGGAGTTAAATGCCAAAGACCAGCTGATAAATCGTCTAAAAGAAAGTGAGGCAGAGGCGAAGAAAAATTGTGAACAGTATACCAAG GAAAAAGAGGAGCTGACAAAGCGACTGAAAGAGATGCAAGAACAATTAAATAAGGCACAATTCAACGCCGACGAGATCGAAAGACTGAGTACCAAGTTAAAAACAGAGCAACTACTGAAACATCAAGCCATCAATAAACTCACAGAGGTCTTGAGCAGAAAAGACTTGTCGGCGAGTGGAAAAACCAAGAACAAGGCTTCTTCAGCAGATCtcaagaagaaggagaaggacTGCAGAAGATTGCAACAGGAATTGACgctggagagagaaaaatatggaCAATTCTCTGCTAAATTGCAAAAAGATCTACAAGATTTGCAG GCGCAACTTGTAGAAGAAAATCAGGCCAAATTGAGGTTGCAAATGGAACTTGATTCAAAAGATTCAGAAATAGAAACACTACAGATGAAGATCACGTCGATGAACTCTGAAACGGCCAGTGTATCGTCAATTGAAAACGATGGGGAGGATTCTGTATTGTCGGAGCACGGTGCCATGAGGCTAGAAGGATGGTTGAGTGTACCTAACAAGCAAAACATTAAAAGACACGGTTGGAAAAAACAATACGTGGTCGTTTCATctaaaaagataattttttacaatagtGAAAATGACAAGTTGAACGCAGATCCGGTCTTGATATTAGATTTGAGCAAAGTCTTTCACGTTAGATCTGTGACACAAGGGGACGTGATTCGAGCCGATGCCAAAGATATTCCTAGGATATTTCAG TTACTTTACGCTGGAGAAGGCGAAGCAAGACGGCCAGGTGACGAAGGAAATGCTTTACCTGGAGCTGAGCTGTCACAATTGAGTGACAAGCCTGGCACTCAACCAGTAAAGGGCCATGAATTCATTTCCATTTCTTATCATATGCCAACGACGTGTGAAATTTGTTCAAAGCAGTTGTGGCATATGTTCAGGCCTCCACCGGCTCTCGAATGTCGAC GCTGTCATATCAAGGTGCATAAGGAACATTTAGACAAGAAAGAGGATGCCATAGCCCCGTGTAAACTTCATTACGACCCTAACAGCGCGCGCGAACTGCTTGTACTTGCAGGGAGTCCTGACGATCAGAAGTACTGGGTCACCCGACTGTCACGCAGGATTCAGAAGTGCGGTTACAAGGCCAATTCGCACATCGACGGCACGGGCCAGCGCGTCTCGCCAAG AGAATCCACGAGGTCAACGCTTAAACCGTATTTGACAGCCCAGCAAAGATCAGCAACTTTACCCGCGAACGCAAGCATGGGCAAGTGA